One segment of Anguilla anguilla isolate fAngAng1 chromosome 1, fAngAng1.pri, whole genome shotgun sequence DNA contains the following:
- the ero1a gene encoding ERO1-like protein alpha, translating into MEYTVTVFLLLGILPLLNSMNSSSSSAAHRCFCQVTGHLDDCTCDVESIDAFNNIELFPKLQKLLESDYFRFYKVNLNKPCPFWEENSHCGSRNCAVNPCKANEVPEGIKSSSFKYSEEASNELQECEKAEKLGSVDSSLSEETRRALLDWNRHDDVEDRFCVVDDEESPDSQYVDLLLNPERFTGYKGTEAWQIWNSIYEENCFKPNTVKRPLNPMERYREKDGRSFYRWLEGQCVEKRAFFRLVSGLHASISVHLSARYLLDDNWFERKWGHNISEFQQRFDEELTKGEGPKRLRNLYFLYLIELRALSKVLPFFKLPSFQLYTGQPAQDQRNKELLLEVLHVAKSFPLHFDEASLFTGNLQEAAKLKEDFKLTFRNISRIMDCVGCFKCRLWGKLQTQGLGTALKILFSERQIEALPKSRSPNPTFQLTRQEIVALFNAFGRISTSIRELENFRSLLSKVH; encoded by the exons ATGGAGTACACAGTTACGGTGTTCCTTTTGCTGGGAATTCTTCCACTTCTTAATTCCATGAACTCAAGCTCGAGTTCTGCCGCACACAGGTGCTTCTGTCAG GTAACGGGACACTTGGATGACTGTACATGCGACGTGGAGAGCATCGATGCCTTCAACAATATTGAACTCTTTCCGAAACTTCAAAAGCTGCTGGAGTCCGATTATTTCAGGTTTTACAAG GTGAATCTGAACAAACCCTGCCCGTTTTGGGAAGAAAACAGTCACTGTGGATCGAGAAATTGTGCCGTGAATCCATGCAAAGCA AATGAGGTGCCGGAGGGGATCAAATCAAGCAGTTTCAAG TATTCAGAGGAAGCCAGTAATGAACTACAGGAGTGTGAGAAGGCTGAAAAGCTGGGTTCTGTGGACAGCTCACTcag TGAGGAGACTCGCCGGGCCCTATTGGACTGGAACAGACACGATGATGTGGAAGACCGCTTCTGCGTCGTGGACG ACGAGGAGTCACCTGATTCCCAGTATGTGGATCTGCTGCTGAATCCCGAGCGTTTCACTGGATATAAGGGGACTGAAGCCTGGCAGATTTGGAACAGCATCTATGAGGAAAATTGCTTCAA GCCAAACACTGTTAAACGACCATTGAATCCTATGGAAAGATACA GAGAAAAGGATG GAAGGTCATTTTACAGATGGCTAGAAG GCCAATGTGTGGAGAAAAGAGCTTTTTTCCGACTTGTCTCTGGGCTACATGCCAGTATCAGTGTCCATCTGAGTGCCAGGTACCTCTTGGATG ATAACTGGTTTGAGAGGAAGTGGGGTCACAACATCTCAGAGTTCCAGCAGCGTTTCGATGAAGAATTGACAAAAGGAGAGGGGCCAAAGAGGCTGAGAAACCTGTACTTCCTCTACCTGATTGAGCTGCGTGCACTGTCCAAAGTCCTGCCTTTCTTTAAACTTCCCTCCTTCCAGCTTTACACTGGCCAACCTGCCCAGGATCAGCGCAACAAAGAGCTGCTGTTAGAAGTCCTCCATGTGGCCAA GTCTTTCCCTTTGCACTTTGACGAGGCATCTCTGTTCACTGGAAATCTACAGGAAGCAGCCAAGCTGAAG GAGGATTTCAAGCTGACCTTCCGGAACATATCCAGGATCATGGACTGTGTTGGATGCTTTAAGTGCAGACTGTGGGGGAAACTGCAG ACCCAGGGCCTGGGCACAGCGCTGAAGATCCTGTTCTCCGAGAGGCAGATTGAGGCCCTGCCCAAGTCCAGGAGCCCCAACCCCACTTTCCAGCTGACCCGGCAGGAAATCGTGGCTCTCTTTAACGCCTTTGGGAG AATCTCAACTAGCATCAGAGAACTGGAAAACTTCCGGTCGCTGCTGTCAAAGGTGCACTGA